CGAGATCGTGAAGCTGGTCGAGGCCGTCCGGGGCGTCCACGTCGCGGAGTCGGTCCGGCGTTACGCGGTGGACCTGGTCGCCGCCACGCGCACGCATCCCGACCTCAGACTCGGCGCCTCACCGCGCGCCACCCTGCACCTGCTGCGCGCGGCGAAGGCCTCCGCCGCCCTCAGCGGCCGGGAGTACGCGCTTCCGGACGACGTGCAGGCCCTCGCCGTGGCGGTCCTGGCCCACCGCCTGCTGCCCACCGCGCAGGCCCAGCTCAACCGGCGCACGGCGGAGCAGGTCGTCGAGGAGATCCTGCAGCGCACGCCGGTGCCCGCGGCACCCCAGCAGCAGTCCGGCCTCACGATGGGCCGGGGCTACGGCCAGCAGCCGCCCCGGAGGCTGTGATGACGCAGGGGGGGCCGGCGCACACCGCCGAGGAGGACAAGGGCGGGGTGCGGGCCGCCCTCGCCGGGCTGACCACGCGCGGGCGCTCCTTCCTGGCCGCCGGCATCGCGGCCGCGATCTGCGCCTATGTCCTCGGCCAGAGCGATCTGCTCCGGGTCGGACTCCTGCTGGCGGCGCTGCCCCTGGTGTGCGCGACCGTGCTGTACCGCACGCGCTACCGGGTCGCGAGCAGCCGCCGCCTGGCCCCCTCGCGCGTGCCCGCCGGCTCCGAGTCCCGGGTCCATCTGCGCGTGGACAACGTCTCACGGCTGCCCACCGGGCTGCTGATGCTCCAGGACCGGGTGCCGTACGTCCTCGGGCCGCGCCCCCGGTTCGTCCTGGACCGGGTGGAGGCGGGCGGCCGGCGCGAGGTGTCGTACCGCGTGCGCTCGGACCTGCGCGGCCGCTATCCGCTGGGCCCGCTCCAGTTGCGCCTGACCGATCCCTTCGGGATGTGCGAACTGACCCGCTCCTTCTCGGCGCACGACACCCTGACGGTCATCCCGCGGGTGGAGCCGCTGCCGCCGGTGCGGCTCGCGGGTGAGGCGAAGGGGTACGGCGACGGGCGGCAGCGCTCGCTGGCGCTGGCGGGCGAGGACGACGTCATCCCGCGCGGCTACCGGTACGGCGACGACCTGCGCCGGGTGCACTGGCGCTCCACCGCGCGCTACGGCGAGCTGATGGTGCGTCGCGAGGAGCAGCCGCAGCGCGCCCGGTGCACGGTGCTGCTCGACACCCGGGGTATCGCCTTCCACGGCGCGGGCCCGGACTCGGCCTTCGAGTGGGCGGTGGCGGGCGCGGCGTCCGCGCTGGTGCACATGCTGGAAAGGGGCTTCTCCGTCAGGCTGTTGACCGACACGGGCAATTCGGTGCCCGGTGAGGGGGCGGACGGGTTCGCGGGAGCGAGCCAGGAGTCCGCGGACGCGGCCGGACTGATGATGGACACGCTCGCCGTGATCGACCACTCGGACAATACGGGTCTGTCGCGCGCGTACGACGTGCTGCGCGGCGGGAACGAGGGACTGCTGGTGGCCTTCTTCGGCGCTCTCGACGAGGAACAGGCCGCAGTGGCGGCCAAGATGAGCAGACGCAGCGGCGGCGCGCTCGCCTTCGTGCTGGACAGCGACGCCTGGGGGCGCGAACCGACCGATGTGCCGGGCCCGTTGGGCCGGAGCGAGGAGCGGCTGCGGATGCTGCGCGAAGCGGGCTGGACCGCGCTGATGGTCCCCCGGGGCGTCTCACTGGCGGAGCTGTGGCGCGAGGCGGACCGGCAGCGGACGGGCGTGGGCGCCGTCAGCGGTGCGGAGGGACGGTCATGAGCGGACGGGCACGGCTGGCGCTGTGCGCCGCGGCGGCGACGCTGATGGCGTCGTGCGCCCTGCTGCCACTGGTGACGCCGGCTACCTGGCTGTTCCAGGCGGCCTTCTTGGTAGCGGTGCAGACCGGTGTGGGCGCGCTGGCCCGGCGAGTGCCGCTGGCGCGTTCGCTGACCATCGCCTGCCAGGCGGTGGTCAGCCTGGTGCTGCTCACCCTGACCTTCGCCCGCAGCCAGTCCATCGCCGGGTTCGTCCCCGGCCCCGACACCTTCCATCGCTTCGGGGTGCTGTTGCAGGCGGGCGCGGACGACGTCGGCAGGTTCGCGATCCCGGCGCCGCTGACCCCGGGGATCCGGCTGATGATCGTCGGCGGGGTCCTGGTGATCGGGCTTCTGGTGGACGCGCTGGCGGTGACGTTCCGCGCGGCGGCCCCGGCCGGACTGCCGCTGCTCGCGCTGTACTCGGTGGCCGCGGGCCTCTCCAACGGCGGCGCCGACTGGCTGTGGTTCCTCGTAGCCGCGGGCGGCTATCTGATGCTGCTGCTGGCCGAGGGCCGCGACCGGCTCTCCCAGTGGGGGCGGGTCTTCAGCGGCGGCCCCCGCACACCGGGCGCGGACTCAGGCGGCGCCGTCGCCCCCGTCCGCGCCGGTCGGCGCATCGGCGTGGTCGCGCTGGGCATCGCCCTGGTGGTGCCGCTCGCCCTCCCCTCGCTCTCCGGCGGGCTGCTGGACGGCGCCGGGACCGGCGTCGGCACGGGCATCGGCGACGGCGGCACGATCTCCGCGGTCAATCCCCTGGTGTCACTGCGAGACAGCCTCAACGTGAACGAGGACCGCCAGGTCATGGCGTACCGCACCAACTCGGACGACACCCAGGACATGTACCTGCGGATCGTCGCCCTCGACGACTTCGACGGCACGACCTGGAAGCCCGCCCAGCGGCACATCACCGCCGTCCCGGACACGCTCCCCACGCCGACCGGCCTCGCGGGCGACGTGCGCCGGACCGAGGTGGAGACGCGGATCTCGGCGGCGGACTGGTACGCACAGGACTGGCTGCCGATGCCGTACCCCGCGACGAGCGTGAACATCAAGGGAAACTGGCGGTACGAGCCGGTGGGCCGGACGCTGGTGGGCGACCACGGGCAGAACACCCGGGGCGTGCAGTACGACGTCAAGAGCCTGATCGTGCAGCCGACCGCGGAGCAGCTGGCCACAGCGCCGGAACCGTCGGCGGCACTCAAGCGCCAGTTCACGAAGGTGCCCGGGTCCCTGCCTGCGGTGGTGGCCGCGACGGCC
The Streptomyces sp. CGMCC 4.7035 DNA segment above includes these coding regions:
- a CDS encoding DUF58 domain-containing protein codes for the protein MTQGGPAHTAEEDKGGVRAALAGLTTRGRSFLAAGIAAAICAYVLGQSDLLRVGLLLAALPLVCATVLYRTRYRVASSRRLAPSRVPAGSESRVHLRVDNVSRLPTGLLMLQDRVPYVLGPRPRFVLDRVEAGGRREVSYRVRSDLRGRYPLGPLQLRLTDPFGMCELTRSFSAHDTLTVIPRVEPLPPVRLAGEAKGYGDGRQRSLALAGEDDVIPRGYRYGDDLRRVHWRSTARYGELMVRREEQPQRARCTVLLDTRGIAFHGAGPDSAFEWAVAGAASALVHMLERGFSVRLLTDTGNSVPGEGADGFAGASQESADAAGLMMDTLAVIDHSDNTGLSRAYDVLRGGNEGLLVAFFGALDEEQAAVAAKMSRRSGGALAFVLDSDAWGREPTDVPGPLGRSEERLRMLREAGWTALMVPRGVSLAELWREADRQRTGVGAVSGAEGRS
- a CDS encoding transglutaminase TgpA family protein gives rise to the protein MSGRARLALCAAAATLMASCALLPLVTPATWLFQAAFLVAVQTGVGALARRVPLARSLTIACQAVVSLVLLTLTFARSQSIAGFVPGPDTFHRFGVLLQAGADDVGRFAIPAPLTPGIRLMIVGGVLVIGLLVDALAVTFRAAAPAGLPLLALYSVAAGLSNGGADWLWFLVAAGGYLMLLLAEGRDRLSQWGRVFSGGPRTPGADSGGAVAPVRAGRRIGVVALGIALVVPLALPSLSGGLLDGAGTGVGTGIGDGGTISAVNPLVSLRDSLNVNEDRQVMAYRTNSDDTQDMYLRIVALDDFDGTTWKPAQRHITAVPDTLPTPTGLAGDVRRTEVETRISAADWYAQDWLPMPYPATSVNIKGNWRYEPVGRTLVGDHGQNTRGVQYDVKSLIVQPTAEQLATAPEPSAALKRQFTKVPGSLPAVVAATARRVTAGSSNHYEEAVKLQDYFALDGGFIYNTQVQVGSGPGAIARFLKDKEGFCVHFSFAMAAMARTLGIPARVAVGFTPGSVQTDGSMSVGLRDAHAWPELFFEGVGWTRFEPTPNRGSTPSYTQTNTPTGENPAVPRPSLSSSTAPSAAPSASESCTVQMKKMDACPSQSSQAAVGSGNDGPPWYQSLVWVLLGLALLAVPLTPMLWRLRSRSVRLASARHAASAPAPGRARRGDRAGEQHTDEIGMTVLPGEAPPGRATEVVVGHTLAVWRELTDTAWDYGILPDDALTPRKAAERIVRLGRLDASTAAAVHRVAGAVEQVLFAPQPRAQAGLVDDVRRLRVALRSTAGRRARVRAVLAPRSAKRAVWAVADRWADLKARWAARWAALVRRPSGQQSG